A DNA window from Leptolyngbya sp. KIOST-1 contains the following coding sequences:
- a CDS encoding ABC transporter ATP-binding protein, whose translation MAQTVQSATTTAKTGTQPDVELRRVLKQFGADLAVRQLDLTVRQGEFFSILGPSGCGKTTTLRLIAGFETPTAGDVLIQGTNVSTVPAHRRPVNTVFQSYALFDHMSVKDNIAFGLKIRRLGAAQVRDRVAEALRLVRMEAMANRYPAQLSGGQQQRVALARALVNRPAVMLLDEPLGALDQKLRKQMQVELSNLHRQLGITFIMVTHDQEEALSLSDRIAVMNNGQIEQIGTPSEIYDRPRTPFVADFIGDTNLLPGRVDQAHPAQVQVTTESGLRVLAQAVQSPGPTAQDVVVSVRPEKISLSLSAPGSGGNCYQGQVSHLMYLGTHLHCVVRLSSGEALTVRQPNRPTGAIAVDTPVYVHWAADDCLVLDAA comes from the coding sequence ATGGCTCAAACGGTTCAGTCTGCAACAACGACGGCAAAAACAGGCACTCAGCCCGACGTCGAGCTACGCCGGGTCCTCAAGCAGTTTGGGGCAGACTTAGCCGTTCGTCAGCTCGACCTGACGGTGCGTCAGGGCGAGTTTTTCAGCATTTTAGGTCCCTCCGGCTGTGGCAAAACGACCACCCTCCGGCTCATCGCCGGGTTTGAAACCCCCACCGCCGGAGACGTGCTTATACAGGGCACCAACGTCAGTACGGTGCCCGCCCACCGCCGCCCGGTCAACACGGTATTCCAGAGCTACGCGCTGTTTGACCACATGAGCGTCAAGGACAATATTGCTTTTGGCCTCAAGATTCGACGGTTGGGGGCGGCCCAGGTGCGCGATCGCGTGGCCGAGGCGCTGCGCCTGGTGCGGATGGAGGCCATGGCCAATCGCTATCCCGCCCAGCTCTCTGGCGGGCAACAGCAGCGGGTGGCCCTGGCCCGGGCCCTGGTCAACCGTCCCGCCGTGATGCTTTTGGACGAGCCCCTCGGGGCCCTCGACCAAAAGCTGCGGAAGCAGATGCAGGTGGAGCTGTCCAACCTGCACCGCCAGCTGGGCATCACCTTCATCATGGTCACCCACGACCAGGAAGAGGCGCTGTCGCTCTCCGACCGCATCGCCGTGATGAACAACGGCCAGATTGAGCAGATCGGTACCCCCAGCGAAATCTATGACCGGCCCCGTACCCCCTTTGTGGCCGACTTCATTGGCGATACCAACCTTCTGCCCGGGCGCGTGGACCAGGCCCACCCCGCCCAGGTACAGGTCACCACCGAGAGCGGGCTGCGGGTTCTGGCCCAGGCCGTTCAGTCCCCTGGCCCCACCGCTCAGGATGTCGTGGTCAGCGTGCGGCCCGAAAAAATCAGCCTCAGCCTCAGCGCCCCCGGCAGCGGGGGCAACTGCTATCAGGGGCAGGTCAGCCACCTGATGTACCTGGGCACCCACCTGCACTGCGTCGTTCGCCTCAGCTCCGGCGAAGCTCTCACGGTGCGGCAGCCCAACCGACCCACCGGGGCGATCGCCGTCGATACCCCCGTCTACGTCCACTGGGCCGCCGATGATTGCCTGGTGCTGGATGCCGCCTGA
- a CDS encoding extracellular solute-binding protein → MSVKRPLTSPYPRRPAVSRRRFLQGSAAVMAGLAATNCRQNLAGPPTGGGGGDGTLRIYTWANYTDDNLAAAFTELTGIPVVVDIFDSNEIMLTRLQAGGGDAYSIIYPSDYMVSEMIDLGLLTELDQSRLSGLENLKPQWQNPAYDPNNAHSVPFCWGTTGLLYNSEVTPGTPDDWTFLWDNQDALSRRITMLDDMRETLGATLKSLGYSYNSNNPQEIEAAYNRLLELRPHIAAFKTTGFENELLGGDLSVSMAYSSDAIALTLEDDRMEYVIPASGASLWTDTLAIPATAPNVDAAYQWINFMLDPEVASAAVERLFFATANQAAFDRLPADIQANEDLYPPDSVLDRSEGIVAVDTASTDLFDQFWTEVTSA, encoded by the coding sequence GTGTCTGTAAAGCGACCCCTGACTTCCCCCTACCCACGCCGCCCAGCTGTCAGTCGGCGGCGATTTTTGCAGGGGTCGGCGGCGGTCATGGCGGGCCTTGCCGCCACGAACTGTCGCCAGAACCTGGCCGGTCCCCCCACGGGTGGCGGCGGCGGGGATGGCACGCTGCGAATTTACACCTGGGCCAACTACACCGACGACAATCTGGCTGCCGCCTTCACCGAACTCACCGGTATTCCGGTCGTGGTCGATATTTTTGACTCCAACGAAATCATGCTGACCCGGTTGCAGGCGGGCGGTGGCGATGCCTACAGCATCATCTACCCCTCGGACTACATGGTGTCAGAGATGATCGACCTGGGGCTGCTCACCGAGTTAGACCAGAGTCGCCTGAGTGGCCTGGAAAACCTCAAGCCCCAGTGGCAAAACCCAGCCTATGACCCCAACAACGCTCACAGCGTGCCCTTTTGCTGGGGCACTACAGGTCTGCTCTACAACAGCGAAGTAACCCCCGGCACACCCGATGACTGGACCTTTCTGTGGGACAACCAGGACGCTCTATCCCGTCGGATTACCATGCTCGACGACATGCGCGAGACCCTGGGGGCCACCCTAAAATCCCTCGGCTATTCCTACAATTCCAACAACCCCCAGGAAATTGAAGCGGCCTACAACCGGCTGCTCGAACTCAGACCCCACATCGCCGCCTTTAAAACCACTGGCTTTGAGAACGAACTGCTGGGGGGTGACTTGAGCGTGTCGATGGCCTACTCCAGCGATGCGATCGCCCTCACCCTCGAAGACGATCGCATGGAGTACGTCATCCCCGCCAGCGGCGCATCCCTGTGGACCGACACCCTGGCCATTCCCGCCACCGCCCCCAATGTCGATGCCGCTTACCAGTGGATCAACTTCATGCTGGACCCCGAGGTGGCCAGCGCCGCCGTAGAGCGTCTCTTCTTTGCCACCGCCAACCAGGCCGCCTTTGACCGCCTTCCCGCCGACATTCAGGCCAACGAAGACCTCTACCCGCCCGATTCGGTGCTGGACCGGAGTGAAGGCATTGTGGCCGTAGATACCGCCAGTACGGATTTGTTTGACCAGTTTTGGACCGAGGTCACCAGCGCTTAA
- a CDS encoding ABC transporter permease produces the protein MAPSPTSAPSTPWTVRFAPRRWLGPLVLLGPAGVWLLLLLLLPTLLILEVSLVPGLRLGQPSGGYGLGNYLQILQPVYLRVIGRSLAFAVGATVLCLLMGFPVAYWLALMSPRRWRNLLLVAFILPLWTSSLLRAYAWTAILRPSGVLNTLFTGVGLPAQNWLNTPTAVFIGLTYGFLPYMVLILYASLEKLDVRLLEAAADLGATPSQSFWKVTVPQTLPGIAAGCLLVFISTLGDFVVPTLLGGASSMNISRLIYNQFLGPTRAWGFGSALSMVLILAVSLAIALLLRYGDRSTVSET, from the coding sequence ATGGCCCCCTCCCCCACCTCCGCTCCCTCTACCCCCTGGACCGTTCGCTTTGCTCCCCGGCGGTGGCTGGGGCCTCTGGTGCTGCTGGGGCCTGCGGGGGTGTGGCTGCTGCTGCTGCTGTTGCTGCCGACGCTACTCATTCTTGAGGTTAGCCTGGTGCCGGGGCTGCGCCTGGGCCAGCCCAGCGGTGGCTACGGGCTGGGTAACTACCTGCAGATTTTGCAGCCGGTGTACCTGCGGGTGATTGGGCGATCGCTGGCCTTTGCGGTGGGAGCGACGGTGCTGTGCCTGCTGATGGGGTTTCCGGTGGCCTACTGGCTGGCGCTGATGTCGCCCCGGCGCTGGCGCAACCTGCTGCTGGTGGCCTTTATTTTGCCCCTGTGGACCTCCTCGCTGCTGCGGGCCTACGCCTGGACGGCGATTTTGCGCCCCAGCGGTGTCCTCAATACCCTATTCACCGGCGTGGGGCTACCGGCCCAAAACTGGCTCAACACCCCTACGGCGGTGTTCATCGGCCTCACCTACGGCTTTTTGCCCTACATGGTGCTAATTCTCTACGCCTCCCTGGAAAAACTCGACGTTCGCCTGCTGGAGGCTGCCGCCGACCTGGGCGCAACGCCATCCCAGAGCTTTTGGAAAGTCACGGTGCCCCAAACCCTGCCCGGCATTGCCGCCGGGTGCCTGCTGGTGTTTATCAGCACCCTGGGGGACTTTGTGGTGCCCACCCTGCTGGGCGGGGCGTCATCGATGAATATTTCCCGCCTGATCTACAACCAGTTTCTGGGCCCCACTCGGGCCTGGGGGTTTGGTTCGGCCCTCAGCATGGTGCTGATTTTGGCCGTCAGCCTGGCGATCGCCCTGCTGCTGCGCTATGGCGACAGAAGCACCGTCTCCGAAACCTAA
- a CDS encoding ABC transporter permease encodes MPRLTWPSLFTALMYAFMYFPILVLGVYSFNDSRYSASWEGFSLRWYRALFSDRRLLSALQDSLTIAIVAVAISAVLGTLMAIGLARYRFRGKGIYRGVSYLPLIVPDIAIAVATLVFLASMAIPLSLATIIAAHMVFCLAYIAVVVSSRLQRLDPNLEEAALDLGATPTQALIKVLIPQLAPGILAGCLLAFVLSMDDLLISSFTAGGGANPLPIEIFSRVRTGVKPDINALSVVLILGSALLAGLAEYIRYWGDRLSRQEQ; translated from the coding sequence ATGCCCCGCCTCACCTGGCCCAGCCTCTTCACCGCCCTGATGTACGCTTTCATGTACTTTCCCATCCTTGTGCTGGGGGTGTACAGCTTCAACGACTCGCGCTACAGCGCCAGTTGGGAGGGGTTCAGCCTGCGCTGGTACCGGGCCCTGTTCAGCGATCGCCGGCTGCTGTCGGCGCTCCAGGACAGCCTCACCATTGCGATCGTGGCGGTGGCGATCTCGGCGGTGCTGGGTACGCTGATGGCCATTGGTCTGGCCCGCTACCGCTTTCGGGGCAAGGGGATCTATCGGGGGGTGTCCTACCTGCCGCTGATTGTGCCGGATATTGCGATCGCGGTTGCCACCCTGGTCTTTTTGGCCTCGATGGCGATTCCCCTCAGCCTGGCCACCATCATTGCCGCCCACATGGTGTTTTGCCTGGCCTACATTGCGGTGGTGGTGTCCAGTCGTCTCCAGCGCCTCGACCCCAATCTGGAGGAAGCCGCCCTCGACCTTGGCGCCACCCCCACCCAGGCGTTGATTAAGGTGCTCATTCCCCAGTTGGCGCCGGGCATTTTGGCGGGGTGCCTGCTGGCCTTTGTGCTCAGTATGGACGACCTGCTGATCTCCAGCTTCACCGCCGGGGGCGGCGCCAACCCGCTCCCGATCGAAATTTTTAGCCGCGTTCGCACCGGGGTCAAGCCCGATATCAATGCCCTCAGCGTGGTGCTGATTTTGGGTTCAGCCCTGCTGGCGGGACTGGCCGAGTACATACGCTACTGGGGCGATCGCCTGTCTCGCCAGGAGCAGTAG
- a CDS encoding GntR family transcriptional regulator, with product MSTPLHISISEKLRHQIESGEYLSGDRLPSEHQLMETFGVSRITARQAVANLVSQGLAIAYRGKGVFVTPQKKVTYSLSSPLVFLEQDMARQDISFSFENLLLEPVAAPRDAALALGLAKAAPVYFQKKLFRMDGAAGAVDVTYLIAELGERFAPLLAQQMTFPTLAQHGIPIERLDAVIECTHADYDLSGYLEVPLGHALMVYRYTAYSCEQQPVLHGSTISRADRFCYSLSTRAQAS from the coding sequence ATGTCTACCCCCCTACACATCAGCATTTCGGAAAAGCTGCGCCACCAGATTGAGTCGGGGGAGTACCTGTCGGGCGATCGCCTGCCCAGCGAGCATCAGCTGATGGAAACCTTTGGGGTCAGCCGGATCACCGCCCGTCAGGCGGTGGCCAATCTGGTCAGCCAGGGGCTGGCGATCGCCTATCGGGGCAAGGGCGTCTTTGTCACGCCCCAGAAGAAAGTCACCTATTCCCTCTCCAGCCCGCTGGTGTTTCTGGAGCAGGACATGGCTCGCCAGGACATCAGCTTTAGCTTTGAGAACCTGCTGCTGGAGCCCGTCGCCGCCCCCAGGGATGCGGCCCTGGCCCTGGGCCTCGCCAAGGCCGCGCCGGTTTATTTTCAGAAAAAGCTCTTTCGTATGGATGGGGCCGCCGGGGCGGTGGATGTGACCTATCTGATCGCCGAGTTGGGCGAACGCTTTGCCCCCCTGCTAGCGCAGCAGATGACCTTTCCCACCCTGGCTCAGCACGGCATTCCCATTGAGCGCCTGGATGCGGTGATTGAATGTACCCACGCCGACTACGACCTCAGCGGCTATCTGGAGGTACCCCTGGGCCACGCCCTGATGGTCTATCGCTACACGGCCTACAGCTGCGAGCAACAGCCGGTGCTGCACGGGTCCACCATCTCGCGGGCCGATCGATTTTGCTACTCCCTCAGCACCCGCGCCCAGGCCAGTTGA
- a CDS encoding fatty acid desaturase — MLTNTTPAVPHTPTPSQPRQVLSAAALATLNQRSNRAGALRFLGHLGVIVLGGFLWGNAPLGLALPGLVACGAGLALMFCAMHESCHRTAFANPRLNDAAAWLAGLLSFYNSTFYRRYHKWHHRYTQIPGKDPELDDPKPTGLADYLWQLSGIPWWSGKLRCHGRVALGNLDGCYYIAESGQAEVIRSVRLQLLTYVGVMAVSALLGHPWFLFTHWLLPLAVGQPLLRFVLLAEHTGCPNDENPLINTRTTLTLWPLRWLMWNMPYHAEHHLYPSIPFQALPAAHEQLKSYFERVEVGYLRVNRGIVAKFSQG; from the coding sequence ATGCTTACGAATACTACCCCTGCTGTCCCTCATACTCCGACCCCCAGTCAGCCGCGCCAGGTGCTGTCGGCAGCGGCGTTAGCCACTCTCAACCAGCGATCGAACCGGGCCGGAGCCCTGCGGTTCCTGGGCCACCTGGGGGTAATTGTCCTGGGCGGCTTCCTGTGGGGCAATGCTCCTCTGGGGCTGGCGCTGCCCGGGTTAGTCGCCTGTGGGGCGGGGCTGGCGCTGATGTTCTGCGCCATGCACGAGAGCTGCCACCGCACCGCCTTTGCCAACCCCAGGCTCAATGATGCCGCCGCCTGGCTGGCGGGTCTGCTGTCGTTCTACAACAGCACGTTTTATCGGCGGTACCACAAGTGGCACCACCGCTACACGCAAATTCCAGGCAAAGACCCGGAGCTAGACGACCCCAAGCCCACCGGTCTGGCCGACTACCTCTGGCAGCTCAGCGGCATCCCCTGGTGGAGCGGCAAATTGCGCTGCCATGGTCGGGTCGCCCTGGGCAATCTGGATGGCTGCTACTACATCGCCGAAAGCGGCCAGGCTGAGGTGATTCGCTCGGTGAGGCTACAGCTTTTGACCTACGTCGGGGTTATGGCGGTGTCTGCCCTGCTGGGTCATCCGTGGTTCTTGTTCACCCACTGGTTGCTGCCCCTGGCGGTGGGTCAACCCCTGCTGCGGTTTGTGCTGCTGGCCGAGCACACCGGCTGTCCCAACGACGAAAACCCCCTGATCAACACCCGCACCACCCTCACCCTCTGGCCCCTGCGCTGGCTGATGTGGAACATGCCCTACCACGCCGAACATCACCTCTACCCGTCAATTCCCTTTCAGGCGCTGCCGGCTGCCCACGAGCAGCTCAAGTCCTACTTTGAGCGGGTCGAGGTGGGCTACCTGCGGGTAAATCGCGGCATTGTGGCGAAATTTAGCCAGGGTTAG
- a CDS encoding alpha/beta fold hydrolase: MGTAEQFTLRDFPLQCGAVLPEARVVYQVYGDLKPDGTNAILYPTSYGAQHTDVDWLVRLDGILDPSRWCVVMVNMFGNGLSTSPSNTPAVGRPGVYFTHYDNVRAQHALITQALGIERLALVYGWSMGAQQGYHWAALYPDRVQRLAALCGTAKTTDHNKIFLYSLRAALTSDPAWNGDRFEGTPDRGFHTFAQIYASWAASQAYYRAKPYLAWGYDSLEDYILRGWEAGYRQRDPHNLLAMIDTWLRCDLGDNPVYGGDYTKAMGSITAQTLVMPATTDLYFTPEDCEAEAALIPNSEYRPIPSIWGHRAGNPYQNPEDEAFIKEAIADLLSQ; this comes from the coding sequence ATGGGTACAGCAGAGCAGTTTACGCTCCGGGACTTTCCGCTCCAGTGTGGAGCGGTGCTGCCCGAGGCGAGGGTGGTTTACCAGGTCTATGGCGACCTAAAGCCGGATGGCACCAACGCCATTCTCTACCCCACCTCCTACGGGGCCCAGCACACCGATGTTGACTGGCTAGTGCGCCTCGACGGCATCCTCGACCCCAGCCGCTGGTGCGTCGTGATGGTGAACATGTTTGGGAATGGGCTTTCCACTTCGCCCAGCAATACCCCAGCGGTGGGGCGTCCCGGCGTCTACTTCACCCACTACGACAACGTGCGCGCCCAGCACGCCCTGATCACCCAGGCCCTCGGCATCGAGCGGCTGGCCCTGGTCTACGGCTGGTCGATGGGGGCGCAGCAGGGCTACCACTGGGCCGCCCTCTACCCCGATCGCGTGCAGCGGCTGGCCGCCCTCTGCGGCACTGCCAAGACCACCGACCACAACAAAATTTTTCTCTACAGCCTGCGGGCCGCCCTCACCAGCGACCCAGCCTGGAATGGCGATCGCTTTGAAGGCACCCCCGATCGCGGCTTTCACACCTTTGCCCAGATCTACGCCAGCTGGGCGGCGTCCCAGGCCTACTACCGGGCCAAACCCTACCTGGCCTGGGGCTACGACTCCCTCGAAGACTACATTCTGCGCGGCTGGGAGGCGGGCTACCGCCAGCGCGACCCCCACAACCTGCTGGCCATGATCGACACCTGGCTGCGCTGCGACCTGGGCGATAACCCTGTCTACGGCGGCGACTACACCAAAGCCATGGGCTCAATCACGGCCCAAACCCTGGTCATGCCCGCCACCACCGACCTCTACTTCACCCCGGAAGACTGCGAGGCCGAAGCGGCCCTGATCCCCAACTCGGAGTACCGACCGATTCCGTCGATCTGGGGCCACCGGGCCGGGAACCCCTACCAAAACCCCGAGGATGAGGCGTTTATCAAAGAGGCGATCGCAGACCTATTAAGCCAGTGA
- a CDS encoding OsmC family protein → MAKAKSHLYRVEIHWTGNNGQGTHSYSTYDRAHTISAADKPPIVASADPSFRGDKTKYNPEELLVASLSSCHMLWYLHLCAEARVVVTGYVDYPIGTMIETEDGSGRFAKVLLRPVVTLVPQSNTELATQLHEQVHQKCFIANSVNFPVHCEPTIQLEP, encoded by the coding sequence ATGGCTAAAGCAAAGTCCCATCTCTATCGAGTTGAGATTCACTGGACCGGCAACAATGGCCAAGGCACCCACAGCTACAGCACCTACGATCGCGCCCACACCATCAGCGCTGCCGACAAACCCCCTATTGTGGCCTCGGCTGACCCGTCCTTTCGCGGCGACAAAACCAAATACAACCCAGAAGAACTGCTGGTGGCCTCGCTTTCGAGCTGCCACATGCTCTGGTACCTGCACCTGTGCGCCGAGGCCAGGGTTGTGGTTACGGGCTATGTGGACTACCCCATCGGCACCATGATTGAAACCGAGGACGGCAGCGGACGGTTTGCCAAGGTTCTGCTGCGTCCCGTTGTCACCCTGGTGCCGCAGAGCAATACCGAGCTAGCCACCCAACTCCACGAACAGGTCCATCAGAAGTGCTTCATTGCGAATTCGGTCAATTTTCCGGTGCATTGTGAGCCCACGATTCAGCTCGAACCTTAA